From the genome of Mycetocola spongiae, one region includes:
- the groL gene encoding chaperonin GroEL (60 kDa chaperone family; promotes refolding of misfolded polypeptides especially under stressful conditions; forms two stacked rings of heptamers to form a barrel-shaped 14mer; ends can be capped by GroES; misfolded proteins enter the barrel where they are refolded when GroES binds), which produces MAKIIAFDEEARRGLERGLNTLADAVKVTLGPRGRNVVLEKKWGAPTITNDGVSIAKEIELDDPYEKIGAELVKEVAKKTDDVAGDGTTTSVVLAQALVREGLRNVAAGADPISLKKGIEKAVAAVSAELTSAAKEIETKEEIAATASISAADKGIGEIIAEAIDKVGKEGVVTVEESNTFGTELELTEGMRFDKGYLSAYFVTDPDRQEAVFEEPYILIVNSKISAIKDLLPIVDQVIQSGKQLLIIAEDVDGEALATLVVNKIRGIFKSVAVKAPGFGDRRKAQLQDIAILTGGQVISEEVGLKLENVTLDLLGRARKVVITKDETTIVEGAGDAEAIEGRVSQIRKEIENTDSDYDREKLQERLAKLAGGVAVIKAGAATEVELKERKHRIEDAVRNAKAAVEEGIVAGGGVALIQAGKLAFEKLEVSGDEATGANIVRVAIEAPLKQIALNAGLEPGVVAAKVRELPVGHGLNAATGEYGDMIAQGIIDPAKVTRSALQNAASIAGLFLTTEVVVADKPERNAAPAGDPTGGMDF; this is translated from the coding sequence ATGGCAAAGATCATTGCTTTTGACGAAGAGGCCCGCCGCGGTCTTGAGCGTGGACTGAACACGCTGGCCGACGCCGTCAAGGTCACCCTTGGCCCGCGCGGTCGCAACGTAGTCCTCGAGAAGAAGTGGGGCGCCCCCACGATCACCAACGATGGTGTATCCATCGCCAAGGAGATCGAGCTCGACGACCCGTACGAGAAGATCGGTGCGGAGCTTGTCAAGGAGGTCGCCAAGAAGACCGACGACGTCGCCGGTGACGGCACGACCACCTCGGTTGTCCTGGCCCAGGCCCTGGTTCGCGAAGGCCTGCGCAACGTCGCAGCCGGAGCCGACCCCATCAGCCTCAAGAAGGGTATCGAGAAGGCCGTGGCCGCCGTCAGCGCCGAGCTGACCAGCGCCGCCAAGGAAATCGAGACCAAGGAAGAGATCGCCGCCACGGCTTCGATCTCCGCCGCCGATAAGGGCATCGGTGAGATCATCGCCGAGGCCATCGATAAGGTCGGTAAGGAGGGTGTGGTCACCGTTGAGGAGTCCAATACCTTCGGCACCGAGCTTGAGCTGACCGAGGGTATGCGCTTTGATAAGGGCTACCTGTCGGCTTATTTTGTCACCGACCCCGACCGTCAGGAGGCTGTTTTTGAAGAGCCCTATATCCTGATCGTCAACTCCAAGATCTCCGCGATCAAGGACCTGCTGCCCATCGTTGACCAGGTCATCCAGTCCGGCAAGCAGCTCCTCATCATCGCCGAGGACGTTGACGGAGAGGCCCTGGCCACCCTGGTGGTCAATAAGATCCGTGGCATCTTCAAGTCGGTAGCCGTGAAGGCCCCCGGCTTCGGAGACCGTCGCAAGGCTCAGCTGCAGGACATCGCGATCCTCACCGGCGGCCAGGTCATCTCGGAAGAGGTTGGCCTGAAGCTCGAGAACGTGACCCTGGACCTCCTGGGCCGTGCCCGGAAGGTTGTCATCACCAAGGACGAGACCACCATCGTCGAGGGCGCCGGCGATGCCGAGGCCATCGAGGGTCGCGTCTCGCAGATCCGCAAGGAGATCGAGAACACCGACTCCGATTACGACCGCGAGAAGCTGCAGGAGCGCCTGGCCAAGCTGGCCGGCGGTGTTGCGGTCATCAAGGCCGGAGCGGCCACCGAGGTGGAGCTCAAGGAGCGCAAGCACCGCATCGAGGATGCAGTGCGTAACGCCAAGGCTGCCGTAGAAGAGGGCATCGTCGCCGGTGGTGGCGTGGCCCTCATCCAGGCCGGCAAGCTCGCCTTCGAGAAGCTCGAGGTTTCGGGCGACGAGGCTACCGGTGCAAACATCGTGCGCGTGGCCATCGAGGCCCCGCTCAAGCAGATTGCACTCAACGCGGGCCTCGAGCCCGGTGTTGTGGCCGCCAAGGTGCGCGAGCTGCCCGTCGGACACGGCCTCAACGCCGCCACCGGCGAGTACGGCGACATGATTGCCCAGGGCATCATCGACCCGGCCA
- a CDS encoding cold-shock protein, with product MATGVVKWFNADKGYGFITMDDGEDVFVHYSAIEMSGYKLLDEGQRVTFEVGMGSKGVQAENVHVS from the coding sequence ATGGCGACGGGTGTCGTTAAATGGTTCAACGCGGATAAGGGCTACGGCTTCATCACCATGGACGATGGTGAGGACGTATTTGTGCACTATTCGGCGATCGAAATGAGCGGCTATAAGCTGCTCGACGAGGGGCAGCGGGTCACGTTTGAGGTGGGAATGGGCTCCAAGGGGGTCCAGGCCGAAAACGTTCACGTGAGTTAG
- a CDS encoding DUF3048 domain-containing protein, whose amino-acid sequence MDRANLPVFSVPASRRAFLGGIAGGAALLLAGCATRPEPAVTAPASPSPSTPAPELFPLRGTPVQGSAVLHPSIAAKIGNDVEARPQWGLDRADIVIEELVEGGLTRYVAVWHSDIPEELGPLRSIRPMDPDIISPFGGIVAYSGGQEIFVNQMRDTGLFNAIHGQANTDAFMYRSTKRKAPHNVVLRAEKLIEAHSDLAPPPAQFSYAVGEESPSATAGEPATRINATFSTSRRQSWAYSAEAGVYERSQQDKPDIGENDRVLSAQNVIVLRVNIDNRYEGVPMTMLEGTGEGRIATGGQSVAVTWSKATAKDPITLTLADGNPALLAPGNTWIELVPLISGAEVAFLSE is encoded by the coding sequence ATGGATCGCGCGAATCTCCCCGTTTTTTCCGTGCCCGCCAGCCGCCGAGCATTCCTCGGAGGGATCGCCGGCGGTGCCGCGCTGCTGCTTGCCGGCTGTGCCACGCGACCCGAGCCCGCGGTCACCGCCCCGGCCAGCCCCTCGCCGAGCACGCCGGCCCCCGAACTCTTTCCCCTGCGCGGTACCCCCGTGCAGGGCTCCGCGGTGCTCCACCCGTCGATCGCCGCAAAGATCGGCAACGACGTGGAGGCCCGCCCCCAGTGGGGCCTGGACCGCGCGGATATCGTGATCGAGGAGCTTGTTGAGGGCGGGCTTACCCGCTATGTCGCGGTATGGCATTCGGATATCCCGGAGGAGCTTGGCCCGCTGCGCTCGATCCGGCCGATGGACCCGGATATCATTTCGCCGTTTGGCGGGATCGTGGCCTACTCGGGTGGCCAGGAAATCTTTGTGAATCAGATGCGCGATACCGGCCTGTTTAACGCGATCCACGGCCAGGCCAATACCGATGCGTTTATGTATCGCTCGACCAAGCGCAAGGCCCCGCATAACGTGGTGCTGCGCGCCGAGAAGCTGATCGAGGCGCATAGCGACCTCGCGCCGCCGCCCGCGCAGTTCTCCTATGCGGTGGGCGAGGAGAGCCCCTCCGCGACCGCGGGTGAGCCCGCCACCCGGATCAACGCCACGTTTTCCACGAGCCGGCGCCAGTCCTGGGCCTATAGCGCCGAGGCCGGGGTTTATGAGCGCTCGCAGCAGGATAAGCCCGATATCGGGGAAAACGATCGGGTGCTGAGCGCCCAGAACGTCATTGTGCTGCGCGTGAATATCGATAACCGCTATGAGGGCGTCCCGATGACCATGCTCGAGGGCACGGGCGAGGGGCGCATCGCCACGGGCGGTCAGTCGGTTGCGGTGACCTGGTCGAAGGCCACCGCGAAGGACCCGATCACGCTGACCCTGGCCGATGGCAATCCCGCACTGCTGGCCCCCGGCAATACCTGGATCGAATTGGTGCCGCTGATCTCGGGCGCCGAGGTGGCCTTCCTGTCCGAGTAG